CGGAAACACCCGAACATCAGGATTGTAGGTTGTGCTGGTTTCACCATCTGTTTCTGTTCTGGATCATGGGGATTGGCgccagtgtatatatagtgtatataggtatagttctaggtgtgtgtgtgtatatatatatatatatatatatatatatatatatatatatatatatatgtctgtatgtcacctatgtacacacacacactatatatatatatatatatatatgtatatatatatatatgtgtgtatctgTTCCTACACAGTCATATTCATGGTACATACACACCAGTGCAGTTACATGAGCTCTCTATTCCTACATGCCTATAAACACGCACATATGTAATATGCCTTCACATGTACAGCATGTTATTACACCTACATAAAACCCTGTTCATATTATGCTTTGCGTGTCCACTAGTAGAAGCTCCTGGTGTATTCATACGGACATGCACTCATAAACATATTCATAtcctcctatataatgtacatgaCATATCCCAGTATCAGTTCTCTttgctctgtcctcctcctcctccccgctgACGTGCTGCCACTTCCTCTGGCTGTCACTATATTATATTTAGCCTCTTGTATCCTCCTGGAGATGGAGGGCGGCAGCTGGGGACAATGTACACGTGGTGAGCACATAGGAGCCGACATTGTATGAAGAATAACCTGAATCTGGGCCCCTATAACGTGTCCTGGTTGTGGGGTCGGTGCGCTGTCCCAGCTCAaggttcctcccacactccatgcACATACTTGAGATATTTGGCTTCCTCAGTGTCTGTGATGGGgagattagattgtgagcctgTGGACAAGGACAGGGATTGCAggggggggggtgctctgtaAGCTGAGACGGACTCTCTTATTATAGGGTTTGCAGTGCACTGGGTATGTCACATAACCTGATGTGCCAGGAGAGTCTAATCAGACTATATGGATACCCTGTGGTATAGCTAATGTAGGGTCAGAGGGTGGAGAATCCGGGGGTCCTGCTCCACCCTATTAGACCCCGCACTAGGTTGCTGAGACCAGCTAAAGAGGTGCTGCAGCAAGTGTCGTTGTATAacatggacattaaaggggtcaCCCAGGCTGGACTGTTTGCAGAGCCCCCCAGCAATGAGCTTATAGTCAGGGAGTAGGTGGGAGTCCTCCCTCTGCAGCTCCTGTCCTTGTCcagaggctcacaatctaatctgCCTATCATAGATACTGAGGAAGCCAAATATCTCAAGGACCTTCATGGAGTGCGGGAGGAAACACAAATCAGAACATTGTCTCCTCATCCGAAAGACTGATACACTGTGACGCAGCATTCCTGTACAGCGCAGGAGACGGACACAGAGCGGCCTTGTATAGAGCACCTGTCGTGTGCACACAATGGAGGCAGCCATGCAGACACTTCTCTGGAGCTTCTTTAGGAGTCAGAGCATCACTACGGATCATCTTACCGTATTCACACCTGTCTGACAGTATATACCGGCTGTGGGCGGGGCTTACACTATGTGCTATATGTATGGGCGCCTGTATGCTACccctgctcagctctgctacatgcagtTTATTTCTTAAATACAAGCCTCTGTATTACAGCCTGGTCTGATGAGGGGAGGGGGTAACACTGGTCTATTACCCCCTTATACCCAAATGGTACCTATAAAGcgtgtgtatattgtatgtggcGGTTATTGCTGACCTGAGCTGTGACATTAATTACAGGCCTCGCTACTCCCTGAGCGTCCGCTCCACCCCTGTGACTCACTTCTTAGTCTATAGCCCTCACTAGTCCTGTCCTCAGGTTAGActcgggaggggaggggggggggctattctCTTACACTTTTGCTAGttttgttacaaaactacaactcccagcatgccctgacagcagCTACTGCTTTCCCTGTGATGTGTTTTATGAAGAGCACCCCCACCATGACACGGTCATTCGCCCCTCCATAAAACCTCACCCCCCTATGAGGCCCGAGCCACAAGTAACATCTATTCATTACATAATAAGAAGTTCTAAGACTTTCCATCTGCAAGATCTGCTTGCTGGCAGTtgatggtttgttacagtgtgtcagcgCCGTGCTGTAATACTCAGCCAATtcattcacctccattttgtctctcTCCAGGGCGGATACTTTCCTGAACATGTCAGGTCTATGTCAAGCCTGCGATGGCTAAAGCTGAACAGGACGGGGTTATGTTACCTGCCGGAAGAGCTGTCCTCCCTGCACAAACTGGTAAGAGGAGGGATCAGTGACCCCCTACATAGGTGCTGTGCTGGTGACAGCCATTGCTGGAAGTCAATACATAGGGGTGGTCGCCCATCTTTCCCCAGCACCTGAATTACATGAGTCCACACGGCTATGCAGTCATGTCTTCTCCTTCCTCTTGTGCTGTTCATGTTGTGTTTCTGGCCAACAAATATAACTCCTTAATCATGGCCGCCCTCCCACAATCCCCTGCGTTTTAATTAGGAGCCCTTAGGGCACTGTTTACATTGCTGCGCCGGGTGTGTCACATGCTTCAcctgctttttaaccccttcccagtcTGTGACTGCAGCATGATTTCGAGGTGCTCTGCACATTTTTGTCACGATGATCGGGAATACCTGGGATTGAAGAAACCGCTGATCCCAGCAGTTAACcccttcactggctgagctcatATGACCATCTGTCACTCATCATCCATGGTAGGATAAGATCAACGGTCTCAAATGGCTATAGAATGGCTGATGCAGATGAGACCCTCTATGTCTTCATTTACTGGGATGTAAAAGACAGCCGTCGCCCTTggacggatgagagcaatggactctATAAGGCGGCCATGGGAACTTCACCTTAATGCCAGTATTGTAAGACAGCTTGCCGCCTCTTGTTTACTTTCCCCGCTGCTTGATCTTTTTTGGGAGAGGGGTCTCAAGGGTCCTCCAGACGTAGGCGGATCTCCCTGCACAGTCTACAGGGCTGTAGTGGAGTCTATAGGTGAGATCACACTGTATACACTTCCGTTATCTGAATTGCTTCCTTTATGAGATAACCAGTAATGGAGGAAGGCAGTGCCAGGGGAATAAGATTTCCTTCCCTCGCCCTGCAGCAAATCTTGTGCCTATGAAGCAGCAGGCTCAGGCTGTGTAGTACATCATTACACGTAGACTGAGCGCTGGTTCAGATCACACCTGCCCTAAAGCAGCAATTCCcataatagaaatatatatatatatatatatatatatatatatatatatatatatatatatatatatcctgcaaAACCTAAAAGAaatgatcagactacacagggcttgtttgtagtctaccatggagacacataggactACAAACAAGAGTAGGAGAGTTTGATTTGGAAAGTTGCTTCGTCTTATTGTAGACCTATTGGAGCACTGCCATTGTTTGGGgcttcacattaaccctttatgTTCTTCCTCTCAGGAGCACCTGTCCGTGAGCCACAACAGCCTAACCACGTTACATGGCGAGCTGTCGTCCCTACCCTGCCTGCGGGTAAGTATCCCTGCCCTAATCCCTTAGGGGTGGTCTGTACTACTGCGCAGATACACCCGCCATACATTTTACATTAAATCCAGGCGTGACTTATTATCTTTCCTCTTTGTTCCCAGGCCATTGTAGCTCGAGCCAACAGCCTGAAGAATTCTGGGATCCCGGATGACATCTTCCAGCTGGACGACTTGTCCGTACTGGTAGGTGACTGCTGCGGAGTTATATAGGGTAATTCTGCAAGTACCATAGTGCTGGAAGTGTGCCACCTTGTGGCCATCAGGAGGCGAAGCAGCCTGATGTACCATCCAGATCATCTGATACATTGACTATTGCCCCCAGCAGTTCAGCAGCATTAGACCCATAgagtttaataaaataaaatgccgtGTGCTAATATATTTCTTGTTAATTTCCAATTTGTCTGTAGACATTTGTTGGCAAAGTAAAAAGAATAACTTTTTCTTGTAGGACCTCAGTTATAACCAGCTGTCGGAGTGTCCACGAGAGCTGGAAAATGCTAAGAACATGCTGGTGCTTAACCTCAGCCATAACAGGTGAGACGTCTCCATGTAGAGTCGTAGTACATGGCGGGCTGCAGCGATAAAGCGCCACTTTtcggaggtttcctctgtggactttctgcttccattatacctatagggaaatcgccatcgtgtccttaggtataattgacatgctgcgttttccgAAATCCCTAGCagccaacaataaaagctgcattgctACTGTCTTCATCTATGTCTTGTAATTTGGataaagaatccctttaaactctcTTAGACCGTGTGACATGATGCAGAATTATAACCAATGTCTCTCTTTCCTCCTCCTCAGCATTGACAGTATCCCCAACCAACTCTTCATTAATCTGACCGACCTGCTATATCTGGATCTCGGTGACAACAAGCTGGACAGTTTACCCCCACAGATGCGGAGACTGGTGCACCTGCAGACCCTCATCCTCAATAACAACCCCCTGATGCATGCCCAGCTCAGGTCAGGGCGCTCTGTCCGTCTCTGTAGGTCAGGCCACTGCTCCGGTGAGCACATGTCGTAACGGCTGCTTCTCTATTCTGTTAACAGGCAGCTTCCTGCAATGGTTGCCCTGCAGACACTGCATTTAAGGAACACACAACGAACACAGAGCAATCTGCCTACATCCCTGGAAGGCCTTACTAATCTAGCAGGTAAGCAGCTCTTCACGGAGTCGTCATAATCTGAGGAGGGGTCCAAATTCTGGAACGTCTGATATGCGATATTGTGTGCAAGTTTACTTCCATTTATTATCTTCTTGCAGATGTCGACTTGTCCATGAATGACCTTTCCCGGGTCCCTGAGTGCCTGTACACACTTGCCAACCTAAAACGTCTGAACCTCAGCAGCAACCAAATCTCTGAACTGTCCCTGTGCATCGATCAGTGGACTCAGCTCGAGACCCTCAACCTTTCCCGCAACCAGCTGACCTCACTTCCGGTACGTACTGGCTTGTGAGAAGGAATGAGTAAGGGGTTACAGTCAGTATTATGATCGGATATTGATATACCTATACCTTAATGCAGTATTCTTCAGCCTgttggaaaactacaactcccagcatgctctgacagCTACGGGCAGGCTGCAGAGAGTCACATGTTGGAGGACACTGCCTATGTACATGGGGCTTTCTTATTCTTTGTTTGTGCTTTGCTTCCAGTCTGCTATCTGCAAGTTATCCAAGATGAAGAAACTTTACCTAAACTCCAACAAACTGGACTTTGATGGGATCCCATCCGGAATCGGGAAACTCTCCAATCTGGAGGAATTTATGGCGTCGAACAATAACCTGGAGCTGGTCCCGGAGAGTCTGTGCAGGTAATGCCTATGGGAGATGCGGGGCCTCACTGAGAGAGGGTGATACGAGGGGTTAATGGATCTTGTCTGTTCTATTCAGATCAAGCAAATTACGCAAGCTGGTCCTGAATAAAAACCGCCTGGTCACGTTACCGGAGGCCATCCACTTCCTGCCGGACCTAGAGGTAGGTGTCACCACCCGCATGTTACATGAATGAGAATATTTTGTGTCGTTAAAGGGATATTTTGtgttattgttaaaggggttttcccatttcagtAAGTTATCCTGTATCCGTATGATAGGGGATAGCTCTCAGGTCAGGGGGGTCAAACCACttaaacccccactgatcaggagaatttAGTTCTGTCCCACATTCTGAAAGGAACGGTGGCCGGGCTGGTACATGCACGCCTCTATTCATGTGGGGGTGTTGGATACAAGGTGGGGATCCTCCTTTAAAATATTCATTCAAAAATGTCTCCTTATATTATTCTTTATTGTCATTCCAGGTCCTGGATGTAAGGGAGAACCCCAACCTCGTGATGCCCCCCAAACCAGCAGACCGCACCTCCGAGTTCTACAACATTGACTTCTCTTTACAGAACCAGCTCCGCCTGGCAGGGGCATCCCCGGCCACTGCCGCCGCTGCTGCCGCCGCCGCAGGGGGTGAGTGACCTTCTGTGGTGGTTCATTTTCTTTTAGCCTGCTTTTTGGGTGGGGGGAGTGAGGGGCTCAGCACTGAGAACAAGGGCAAAGTATTAACCATTAGGTAAACTTTCAGCTGCAAGTGCAACAAAGGATTCCTCAGCAAGGAAGATGCGACTCCGGAGACTGAAGGACTCCAACAAGGATGACCAGGCCAAGCAGGTGCTAAAAGGGATGTCAGATGTGGCTGAGGAGAAGAACAAGAAGATACAGGTGAGCTCGAAGGTCACCTCCAAGATGTAAGGGGAAGAAATACTGTATAAGATTGTAAAGCAAGTAGTGTTAAGGAGTATTACTGCACCCATGAGGCCATACTGTGACCAATGGTGGTGCCTATAGCCTCATACACATAGGACTTCGTGTGCGGCCATATATGAGGATCTTGCAGTGGTTCTCTGCatttacccctccccccccccccccccctcctaaattaTTCTCACTTCTTCGCTCTTGCTTTCAGGAGAACGGTGACATGAAATACACTGATCTGAAGACCCGCCGGTGGGATCAGGGGCTGGAGAAGCCACATTTGGATTATTCTGAGTTTTTCACTGAAGACGTAGGACAGATCCCGGGTGTCACCATCTGGCAGATTGAAAACTTTATCCCTATCATGGTGGACGAGGCTTTCCATGGGAAGTTCTATGAAGCTGACTGCTACATTGTGCTGAAGGTGGGGATGTGCTGTGTTATTTTCGTCATTAAACGTGGGGGTCCTGGAGATCAGGACAAGCTGGGACTTTGGGATCTCCATCGATCCTTGGAGTGAAGGGCCACGATGCTTCACTGACCTATCACAGACTTCATCCACTCTACACTATTGACCCATAAATCTGATTTCCCTCCTGTAGACATTCCTGGACGATAATGGCGGCCTACACTGGGAGATCTATTACTGGATCGGACAGGAGGCCTCACTGGATAAGAAGGCCTGTTCTGCCATCCACGCTGTGAACCTGAGGAATTACCTGGGGGCCGAGTGCCGCACCATTCGGGAAGAGATGGGTGACGAGAGTGAGGAGTTCAGTCAGGTGAGATACAAATACCATTATAAGATATCTGACAAGTGTGAAGGAATCTTGTGCTTTACCAGCGCTCCTCTGATCTGTCTTCAGGTGTTTGACAATGAGATCTCTTACATAGAAGGCGGATCAGCCAGCGGCTTCTATACAGTGGAGGATTCACAGTACATCACCAGGTGAGGGCAGCACAGAGTTTCCCCTCTCTTCTTCATGTGCATCCAagtgcagggcatgctgggaatcCGTCTTCTAAAGTGATGACATATTACTAATATGTGCAACCCATTATGAAGGGTAGGGGTCTGACCTTAAAGACCCTCCTCATTCATTTGGAGATTGCAGGGGTCATAGTTCAGCTCCCTCATGTGAATGGGATCAACAGACACTTCTGTGCAGGGAAAACCCAAAATCGTTGCTGTGGCCCCTTATTTTCCGGATTGATGGGGTGCGAGAGATAAGACCACAATGATCATAAAGCATATCCTAGTATAGGGTGGTGTAAAGGTATGGAGACCCCTGTATAAATGGAAGACGGTGGTGTAGCATGTGCAGGGCTAGGCGATTCATCAGAAAAATAACCGATAATCTACTTGGTTCTAATATGGCAGCTTTCAAAATAGCCACAATGTTAGACCCCCGCCCCACACAGATCTGCTCTTTCCAGTTATTCCGGGATCTGTAtaccctttggaccaccatgtatGTATTTCTATGATGGGAGTAACCCTTTAGTATGTTATGTGGGGGGTCAGTCTGTTAGTATTCCTGTTAGAAGCTGACCAGGTGGAGGCGCTCTTCTCTTGAGCTCAGGTTCAGGGtttatatgtttgtttgtttaacTCCTTCCAGACTCTACAGAATTTATGGCAAGAAAAACATCCGCCTGGAGCCGGTGCCATTAAAGGGCTCCTCCCTGGATCCCCGGTGAGTGCTGTCACCTCTGTAGGAATATCAGTCCTTGTCATTGGGGCGGTGGGGTCACTAATCTGACGTGGTGTATTTCAGGTAtgttttcctcctggaccatgGTCTAGAAATTTACATCTGGAGGGGATCTCAAGCCACGCTCAGCAACACTACCAAAGCCAGGTAAGAGCTAGCAACGAGTTCAGCTACAGGATCATTGAGTGTGTAACTGGTTTGCCAGCCTAACAAGTGTGTATTCCATGTTGGTCACCAGATGGCGCTATAGCAGTAATCCACTGTGTGTGCCCCTGTGTCAAAAGTAAAAGACAGCAAATGGTTAATAATATAATGTTATTCCTCATTATAAtaacatatgtacagtatattgtacagaagatATACACTGCCTGTGTATGGATActtccagcagggggcgcacacttCTGGCCCCTGCACTTGTGCTGTGGGATCTTCTCAGGTTACTCTTTTCTTCCACAATTATCTTTAGGCTGTTTGCTGAGAAAATCAACAAGAACGAGAGAAAGGGGAAGGCAGAACTCTTATCACTTACAGAGGAGCAGGAGACCCCAGAATTTTGGGAAGTTTTGGGCGGGCAGCCGGATGAGATCAAACCATGGGTGCCTGAGGACTTCCAGCCAGCTCGCCCCAAACTTTATAAGGTATCGTGATGGCAATTAAAGCAGAGAAGTAGCTGCTGTGTGATGTGGCCCAGAGCCCTGCGTGTGGACGGCTTGTCATTGGTCTATAATCTGTCTTATGCGCTGCCCCCTGTAGGTTGGACTGGGTCTGGGATATCTGGAGCTGCCACAGATTAACTACAAGATCTGCGTGGAGCATAAAAAGAGACCGAAAATCGATCTTATACCAGAGATGAGACTGGTAAGAattcagatcctctatatactacaccacacaggacagatcctctatatactacaccacacaggacaggtcctctatatactacaccacacaggacagatcctctatatactacaccacacaggacaggtcctctatatactacaccacacaggacagatcc
This region of Leptodactylus fuscus isolate aLepFus1 chromosome 8, aLepFus1.hap2, whole genome shotgun sequence genomic DNA includes:
- the FLII gene encoding protein flightless-1 homolog, which produces MAATGVLPFIRGVDLSGNDFKGGYFPEHVRSMSSLRWLKLNRTGLCYLPEELSSLHKLEHLSVSHNSLTTLHGELSSLPCLRAIVARANSLKNSGIPDDIFQLDDLSVLDLSYNQLSECPRELENAKNMLVLNLSHNSIDSIPNQLFINLTDLLYLDLGDNKLDSLPPQMRRLVHLQTLILNNNPLMHAQLRQLPAMVALQTLHLRNTQRTQSNLPTSLEGLTNLADVDLSMNDLSRVPECLYTLANLKRLNLSSNQISELSLCIDQWTQLETLNLSRNQLTSLPSAICKLSKMKKLYLNSNKLDFDGIPSGIGKLSNLEEFMASNNNLELVPESLCRSSKLRKLVLNKNRLVTLPEAIHFLPDLEVLDVRENPNLVMPPKPADRTSEFYNIDFSLQNQLRLAGASPATAAAAAAAAGAASATKDSSARKMRLRRLKDSNKDDQAKQVLKGMSDVAEEKNKKIQENGDMKYTDLKTRRWDQGLEKPHLDYSEFFTEDVGQIPGVTIWQIENFIPIMVDEAFHGKFYEADCYIVLKTFLDDNGGLHWEIYYWIGQEASLDKKACSAIHAVNLRNYLGAECRTIREEMGDESEEFSQVFDNEISYIEGGSASGFYTVEDSQYITRLYRIYGKKNIRLEPVPLKGSSLDPRYVFLLDHGLEIYIWRGSQATLSNTTKARLFAEKINKNERKGKAELLSLTEEQETPEFWEVLGGQPDEIKPWVPEDFQPARPKLYKVGLGLGYLELPQINYKICVEHKKRPKIDLIPEMRLLQSLLDTKSVYILDCQTDIFIWIGRKSSRLVRAAALKLGQELCGMLHRPKHSMVIRNLEGTECQVFKSKFKNWDDVLKVDYTRNAESVVQTDGLQGKVKKDAEKKDQMKADLTALFLPRQPPMPASEAEQLTEEWNEDLDGMEGFVLEGKKFARLPEEEFGHFHTEDCYVFLCRYWVPVEHEEDEEQQQSKKRKVNEDGEEDEEEEDEEKQPEEDFQCVVYFWQGREASNMGWLTFTFSLQKKFESLFPGKLEVVRMTQQQENAKFLSHFKRKFIIHKGKRKMRDVGLQPSLYHMRTNGSSLCTRVIQISTDCSLLNSEFCFLLKVPFESTANQGIVYTWVGRAADPDEAKLAEDIMNTMFDDTYSKQVINEGEEPENFFWVGIGGQKAYDEDAEYMKFSRLFRCSNEKGYFSVSEKCSDFCQDDLADDDIMLLDNGKEVYMWVGSQTSQVEIKLSLKACQVYIQHMRAKDPDHPRKLRLVRKGNEPHAFTRCFHAWGAFRKPPS